One Phoenix dactylifera cultivar Barhee BC4 chromosome 14, palm_55x_up_171113_PBpolish2nd_filt_p, whole genome shotgun sequence DNA window includes the following coding sequences:
- the LOC103704840 gene encoding endoglucanase 10-like, whose amino-acid sequence MEEEPQFFAHAVPETGRLLPSASRWNSIEIDFGLVPPSSNEHEDVPSKYSKSYDFDLRIANKTQFKRFIYISIFLILAAAAAALLASFLPHKRHHLGTSSNLPLALDHALLFFDAQKSGALPENNPVKFRGDSGLQDGIRKQINASLVGGFYDSGNNIKFSFPTAYTITLLSWTVIEYHQKYAEIGQLDHIKDIIKWGSEYLLKLYIPSGSTSKQALLFSQVGSSNNDTTSDNDITCWQRPEDMNYGRPVSICGSSASDLAGEMIAAMAAASLVFEEDEAYSRSLILASESLFELATKNKNKATYTANRECGGEARSFYNSTSYMDELVWGGTWLFFATGKFTYLKFATDNFESAVLEELPSDRGLFYWNNKIAATAVLLARLRYLHDPGYPYEETLKNCSAMANKLACSYLHLSATFRATPGGMPLPRPNGSAPLQYATTAAFLSKIYSDYLNIIQIPGGSCSTFSFSLDMLQDFSRLEVNYILGDNPLKMSYLVGFGDNFPKKVHHRAASIAWDGRNYTCAEGKKWQEAKEPNPNVLLGAMVAGPDKDGRFLDDRDRPEFTEPTISGNAGLVAALIALIDHPTNLGIDQERIFTKIS is encoded by the exons ATGGAAGAGGAGCCTCAATTTTTTGCCCATGCCGTCCCAGAGACCGGCCGCCTTCTCCCTTCTGCGAGCCGTTGGAACTCCATTGAGATAGACTTCGGCCTGGTTCCGCCATCATCCAACGAACATGAAGACGTCCCTTCCAAATACTCAAAGTCCTACGACTTTGATCTCAGAATTGCCAATAAAACCCAGTTCAAGCGCTTCATCTATATCTCCATCTTTCTAATTCTCGCTGCCGCTGCAGCAGCTCTATTAGCATCATTCCTACCTCACAAGCGTCATCACCTCGGCACTTCTAGCAATCTACCACTAGCTCTTGACCATGCTCTCCTGTTCTTTGATGCCCAAAAAT CCGGTGCTCTTCCAGAGAACAACCCAGTGAAGTTTCGGGGTGATTCAGGTCTGCAAGACGGCATTCGGAAACAGATAAATGCTAGTCTTGTGGGAGGATTCTACGATTCTGGCAACAATATCAAGTTCAGCTTCCCCACAGCTTATACCATCACGCTGTTAAGCTGGACCGTGATCGAATATCATCAGAAGTACGCAGAGATTGGTCAGCTCGATCATATCAAGGACATCATCAAGTGGGGCAGTGAATATTTGCTCAAGCTCTATATTCCATCCGGTTCGACATCTAAACAGGCCTTGTTGTTCTCGCAG GTTGGAAGTTCAAATAATGATACTACATCAGACAACGATATCACATGTTGGCAAAGGCCTGAAGACATGAACTATGGGAGGCCTGTATCCATTTGTGGAAGCTCTGCCTCAGATCTTGCAGGAGAAATGATAGCAGCAATGGCAGCTGCATCATTAGTTTTCGAAGAAGATGAGGCCTACTCAAGAAGTCTGATTCTAGCCTCAGAAAGTCTGTTTGAGTTAGCTACCAAGAATAAAAACAAGGCGACCTATACTGCGAACAGAGAATGCGGGGGAGAGGCAAGAAGTTTCTACAACTCCACAAGCTACATGGATGAACTGGTATGGGGAGGAACGTGGCTGTTCTTCGCTACGGGGAAGTTCACCTATCTAAAGTTTGCAACCGATAACTTCGAGTCCGCAGTGCTTGAAGAATTACCATCCGACAGGGGGCTTTTCTATTGGAACAACAAGATCGCAGCCACAGCA GTCTTGCTGGCGAGGTTAAGATATCTCCATGATCCTGGTTATCCGTATGAAGAGACACTGAAGAACTGCTCAGCCATGGCTAACAAGCTTGCGTGTTCCTATCTCCATTTATCTGCTACTTTCAGAGCGACCCCAG GTGGGATGCCCCTACCAAGGCCTAACGGTAGTGCGCCACTCCAGTATGCAACAACTGCTGCTTTCTTGAGTAAGATCTACAGTGACTATCTTAACATCATTCAAATCCCTGGTGGAAGTTGCAGCACCTTCTCCTTTTCACTGGACATGCTGCAGGACTTCTCTAGGTTAGAG GTGAACTATATACTGGGGGACAACCCTCTGAAGATGAGTTACTTGGTAGGCTTCGGAGACAATTTTCCGAAAAAAGTTCACCACAGAGCCGCATCAATCGCTTGGGATGGAAGGAATTATACCTGTGCAGAAGGCAAGAAATGGCAGGAAGCAAAGGAGCCCAATCCAAATGTTCTACTGGGTGCCATGGTGGCTGGTCCAGACAAAGATGGCAGGTTCTTGGATGACAGGGATCGTCCTGAATTCACAGAGCCTACAATATCAGGCAACGCTGGTCTAGTGGCAGCACTCATTGCACTTATAGATCATCCCACCAATTTGGGAATCGACCAAGAAAGGATCTTTACAAAAATTTCCTAG
- the LOC103704839 gene encoding glycolipid transfer protein 3-like isoform X1, producing MKKEGEEPFKKKKEGDEKKGWSEIRLAVEELSLVKHEKVVSTLVFLSVSNLLLQVLDKIGPTMAVLRQDIQRNIERLQELYVSDPSRYSSLAEILKKEVSEGTARKAESHARAMLWLTRSMDFSIAVLERLEKNSELSLVQVVEDAYKDTLKPWHGWISSAAYKIALKLIPERKIFISLLMGKGQDYNMMKADIQNLVPLLQPLLNESHALLVEIDVGQGLVIFMIVHSPTSFCKLSSAYISLELSFLLCKSNHLGLW from the exons ATGAAGAAAGAAGGGGAAGAACccttcaaaaagaagaaagagggggatGAGAAGAAGGGTTGGTCAGAGATAAGGCTTGCTGTAGAGGAGCTCTCTTTGGTGAAGCATGAGAAGGTGGTCTCCACCCTTGTCTTCCTCAGTGTCTCcaatttgctcctccaagtcCTTG ATAAGATTGGGCCGACCATGGCAGTCCTCAGACAAGACATCCAGCGAAATATCGAG AGATTGCAAGAGCTTTACGTGTCAGATCCATCAAGGTATTCAAGTTTGGCAGAGATATTGAAGAAAGAGGTGAGTGAGGGGACTGCAAGAAAGGCTGAAAGCCATGCTAGAGCTATGCTATGGCTTACCAG GTCCATGGATTTCAGTATAGCAGTATTAGAGAGATTAGAGAAGAATTCTGAACTGAGCCTTGTACAAGTGGTGGAAGATGCATACAAGGACACTCTAAAGCCATGGCATGGTTGGATATCATCAGCTGCTTACAAA ATTGCTCTGAAGCTCATCCCAGAGAGAAAAATATTCATCAGCTTGCTGATGGGCAAAGGGCAAGATTACAACATGATGAAAGCTGATATCCAGAACTTGGTCCCGTTGCTTCAGCCTCTTTTAAATGAAAGCCATGCCCTTTTG GTTGAAATCGACGTAGGGCAAGGTCTCGTGATTTTTATGATTGTACATAGTCCAACTTCGTTTTGTAAATTATCTTCAGCTTATATATCTCTGGAATTATCCTTCTTATTATGTAAATCAAATCACCTTGGGCTTTGGTGA
- the LOC103704839 gene encoding glycolipid transfer protein 3-like isoform X2, with protein MKKEGEEPFKKKKEGDEKKGWSEIRLAVEELSLVKHEKVVSTLVFLSVSNLLLQVLDKIGPTMAVLRQDIQRNIERLQELYVSDPSRYSSLAEILKKEVSEGTARKAESHARAMLWLTRSMDFSIAVLERLEKNSELSLVQVVEDAYKDTLKPWHGWISSAAYKIALKLIPERKIFISLLMGKGQDYNMMKADIQNLVPLLQPLLNESHALLIKFGLDRLKST; from the exons ATGAAGAAAGAAGGGGAAGAACccttcaaaaagaagaaagagggggatGAGAAGAAGGGTTGGTCAGAGATAAGGCTTGCTGTAGAGGAGCTCTCTTTGGTGAAGCATGAGAAGGTGGTCTCCACCCTTGTCTTCCTCAGTGTCTCcaatttgctcctccaagtcCTTG ATAAGATTGGGCCGACCATGGCAGTCCTCAGACAAGACATCCAGCGAAATATCGAG AGATTGCAAGAGCTTTACGTGTCAGATCCATCAAGGTATTCAAGTTTGGCAGAGATATTGAAGAAAGAGGTGAGTGAGGGGACTGCAAGAAAGGCTGAAAGCCATGCTAGAGCTATGCTATGGCTTACCAG GTCCATGGATTTCAGTATAGCAGTATTAGAGAGATTAGAGAAGAATTCTGAACTGAGCCTTGTACAAGTGGTGGAAGATGCATACAAGGACACTCTAAAGCCATGGCATGGTTGGATATCATCAGCTGCTTACAAA ATTGCTCTGAAGCTCATCCCAGAGAGAAAAATATTCATCAGCTTGCTGATGGGCAAAGGGCAAGATTACAACATGATGAAAGCTGATATCCAGAACTTGGTCCCGTTGCTTCAGCCTCTTTTAAATGAAAGCCATGCCCTTTTG ATAAAGTTTGGGTTGGACAGGTTGAAATCGACGTAG